The following are from one region of the Juglans regia cultivar Chandler chromosome 10, Walnut 2.0, whole genome shotgun sequence genome:
- the LOC108993966 gene encoding glucan endo-1,3-beta-glucosidase 12-like, translated as MARLTWSSFLFFLYILHVSDAGSIGVNYGRIANNLPSAAKVVELLKSYGLGRVKVFDTDPAVLKALSGSGIRVTVDLPNELLFAAARSKSFASTWVQSNIAAYYPATEIEAIAVGNEVFADKRNTTRFLVPAMKNIHDALVKYNINNAIKVSSPIALSALQNSYPSSAGSFRPELVEPVFRPMLDFLRQTGSFLMVNAYPFFAYESNSDVISLDYALFRENPGVVDSGNGLRYFSLFDAQVDAVFAALSALKYDDIKMVVTETGWPSEGDENEVGASIQNAAAYNGNLVRRILTGGGTPLRPKADLTVYLFALFNENKKNGPTSERNYGLFYPNEQKVYDIPFTVEGLKDYHDNRPPAPGNQRVTTPVSGGGGVSTSSSVNRWCVANGEMGKEKLQAALDFACGEGGADCRPIQPGASCYDPNTLHAHASFAFNSYYQKKGRAGGSCYFGGAAYVVTQQPKFGKCEYPTGTGY; from the exons ATGGCGCGCCTTACCTGgtcttcctttctcttttttctttatatcttaCATGTTTCTG ATGCCGGTTCCATCGGAGTGAACTACGGCCGTATCGCTAACAACCTTCCCTCGGCAGCAAAGGTTGTGGAGCTTCTCAAATCTTATGGCCTAGGACGTGTCAAGGTCTTCGACACCGACCCGGCAGTCCTCAAAGCCTTGTCCGGATCAGGAATCAGGGTCACGGTGGACCTTCCCAATGAGCTTCTCTTCGCCGCTGCCAGAAGCAAGTCCTTCGCCTCCACTTGGGTACAGAGTAACATTGCGGCGTACTACCCCGCCACCGAGATCGAAGCCATTGCCGTGGGAAACGAAGTCTTCGCGGACAAACGCAACACGACCCGGTTCCTCGTACCCGCGATGAAAAACATCCACGACGCTCTTGTCAAGTACAACATTAACAACGCCATAAAAGTCTCTTCCCCCATTGCCCTCAGCGCCCTCCAAAACTCTTACCCGTCTTCGGCCGGGTCGTTCAGGCCCGAACTAGTTGAACCCGTTTTCAGACCCATGTTGGACTTCCTCCGCCAAACCGGTTCGTTCCTTATGGTCAATGCGTACCCTTTCTTCGCCTACGAGTCAAACTCTGACGTGATCTCGCTGGACTACGCTCTGTTCCGTGAAAACCCGGGTGTGGTGGACTCCGGCAACGGGTTACGGTACTTCAGCTTATTTGACGCTCAGGTCGACGCCGTTTTTGCCGCCTTATCCGCATTGAAATACGACGACATCAAAATGGTCGTAACGGAAACTGGTTGGCCTTCTGAGGGGGACGAAAATGAGGTAGGTGCATCGATACAGAACGCGGCGGCGTACAACGGAAATCTGGTGCGTAGGATCTTGACAGGCGGCGGGACCCCTTTGAGACCCAAAGCAGATCTGACCGTCTATCTCTTCGCTCTCTTCAATGAGAATAAGAAAAACGGTCCCACGTCGGAGCGAAACTACGGGCTATTCTACCCGAACGAGCAGAAAGTTTACGACATACCGTTTACAGTGGAGGGCTTGAAGGATTACCACGATAACAGGCCACCGGCCCCAGGTAATCAACGGGTGACGACCCCGGTCAGCGGTGGAGGTGGAGTTTCGACGAGCTCTTCAGTGAACAGGTGGTGCGTGGCGAATGGTGAGATGGGGAAGGAGAAGCTGCAGGCGGCTCTAGACTTCGCATGTGGCGAAGGAGGGGCGGACTGCCGTCCGATCCAACCGGGTGCCTCGTGTTACGATCCCAACACACTCCACGCCCACGCTTCGTTCGCCTTCAACAGCTATTACCAGAAGAAGGGTCGTGCGGGAGGTAGTTGTTACTTTGGCGGCGCGGCGTACGTGGTCACGCAACAACCTA AGTTCGGGAAGTGCGAGTATCCCACTGGGACTGGATACTGA
- the LOC108993965 gene encoding clathrin coat assembly protein AP180 — MAATMPKKIRKAIGAVKDQTSISLAKVSSTNATKLEVLILRATTHDEIPIDERYVNDILQLVSSNKVYAATCAQALSKRIGRTRNWIVALKSLMLVLRTFQDGDPHFPREVLHAMKRGAKILNLSSFRDDSNSSPWDYTAFVRTFALYLDERLDCFLTGKLQRRFTYRSTESSTHQSSRLTASPVRDMKPAMLLDKISYWQRLLDRAIGTRPTGAAKSNRLVLNSLYAIVLESFDLYRDISDGLALLLDSFFHLQYHSCVKSFQACVKSTKQLEELSSFYDLCKGIGVGRTSEYPSVQKISDELIETLQEFLKDQASFPSPNGRSPLQLSAPSTKDDPASSGDEKLARGDQSEESMRVSSRRARRRSGFSSRCTSLEDLMSLTEPGKSLFTSAEQECYSEEQLEKQSPRLEDFFRSGDRDYGSNYSFSLEQGSYSCFDLVSLDNDWLKHEEKLEQQQQLGHETSETSDLERDRPSKGWELVLFESATQHEQPSTNLANGFEPSVVKDVFSQASHPQHQYNPFLQDEVEVPAILATAPASATNEPTFFLADNTFSVAPTFHAAGPTFCVQIETETVPTFCAKDFEETTTVAPTFRVLNSTETSTEAPAVSANNYVQMLAADPNKSDPFESYCPVAMGASQHIPNGSMNEESLLHEQRMWLEHQNKIIAKRMT, encoded by the coding sequence ATGGCCGCAACGATGCCTAAGAAGATTAGAAAGGCAATTGGGGCAGTGAAAGACCAAACCAGCATTAGCCTGGCCAAGGTTTCCAGCACCAACGCTACAAAACTCGAGGTCTTGATCTTGAGGGCCACAACCCATGACGAAATCCCCATTGACGAGCGCTACGTGAATGACATCCTCCAACTCGTTTCCTCCAACAAAGTCTACGCTGCGACTTGTGCCCAGGCCCTTTCCAAACGCATTGGTAGGACTCGCAATTGGATCGTCGCTCTCAAGTCCCTCATGCTCGTCCTTCGAACTTTCCAAGACGGTGATCCGCATTTCCCTAGGGAAGTCCTTCATGCAATGAAACGTGGTGCAAAAATTCTTAACCTTTCTAGCTTCCGGGATGACTCTAATTCTAGCCCATGGGATTACACTGCCTTTGTCAGAACATTTGCTCTGTACCTCGATGAGCGCTTAGATTGCTTCCTCACCGGGAAGCTTCAACGACGTTTTACGTACAGGTCAACGGAAAGCAGTACCCACCAGAGCAGCCGACTCACGGCCTCGCCGGTGCGCGACATGAAACCGGCAATGCTGCTTGATAAAATCTCATACTGGCAGCGTTTGCTCGATAGAGCCATAGGCACAAGACCTACTGGTGCAGCCAAGAGCAATCGCCTAGTTCTGAATTCCCTCTACGCAATTGTCCTAGAGAGTTTTGATCTCTACCGTGACATTTCTGATGGGCTTGCGCTTCTTTTAGACAGCTTCTTTCATCTGCAATATCATTCCTGCGTCAAATCCTTTCAAGCTTGTGTTAAATCCACAAAACAACTGGAGGAGCTTTCTAGTTTCTATGATTTGTGCAAGGGAATTGGGGTAGGGAGGACCTCCGAGTACCCAAGCGTGCAAAAGATATCTGACGAGCTTATTGAAACATTACAGGAATTCTTGAAAGATCAAGCATCATTCCCTAGTCCTAATGGTCGATCCCCATTGCAACTTTCTGCGCCATCTACCAAGGACGACCCTGCTTCGAGTGGTGATGAGAAATTGGCTCGCGGTGATCAATCAGAAGAATCAATGCGGGTTTCATCACGGAGAGCACGGCGCCGGTCAGGATTTAGTTCACGTTGCACATCCTTGGAGGACCTTATGAGTCTTACAGAGCCCGGGAAAAGCCTTTTTACGTCCGCTGAGCAAGAGTGTTACTCGGAGGAGCAATTAGAGAAACAGTCTCCTCGTCTAGAGGATTTCTTTAGGTCTGGTGATCGAGATTACGGCTCAAACTATTCGTTCTCCCTTGAACAAGGATCGTATTCATGTTTTGACCTCGTGTCTTTGGATAATGACTGGCTAAAACATGAAGAGAAGCtagaacaacaacaacaactagGACATGAAACCTCAGAGACATCAGATTTAGAACGGGACCGGCCGAGTAAAGGTTGGGAGCTCGTTTTGTTTGAGTCAGCAACCCAACACGAGCAACCTTCTACAAACCTAGCCAATGGCTTTGAACCCTCTGTTGTGAAGGACGTGTTCAGTCAAGCTTCACATCCTCAACACCAATACAATCCATTTCTACAAGACGAAGTAGAAGTTCCTGCAATTTTAGCCACTGCCCCTGCATCGGCTACCAATGAACCGACGTTTTTTTTGGCGGACAATACGTTCTCTGTTGCTCCCACGTTTCATGCAGCAGGACCAACTTTTTGCGTACAAATAGAAACAGAGACAGTACCAACATTTTGTGCTAAGGATTTTGAGGAGACGACGACGGTGGCTCCGACATTTCGTGTACTGAATTCTACTGAGACGTCGACGGAGGCACCGGCTGTTAGCGCAAATAATTACGTCCAGATGTTAGCAGCAGATCCAAACAAAAGTGACCCTTTTGAGTCTTACTGCCCTGTTGCGATGGGCGCCAGTCAGCATATACCTAATGGTTCAATGAATGAAGAAAGTCTGCTGCACGAGCAACGGATGTGGCTGGAGCACCAAAACAAGATCATAGCGAAGCGCATGACttga